CATGAGAACTTAAAATACAACTTGTAATATATCATATTGGAGTCAGTGTTCACCTTCTGATCATCTACAGTCTCCACCATGGCCAGGTTTGGCACACCAGCTGTGCAATGgaataagaaataaaaagacTTGAACATCCAGAATTAGAACAAGGCAGTTCACACTTGACAGATAACAAACATGCACAATTGAGAAGAATTGAGCAACAAAAACAATAAGTAACCGAGAAACTTCAAATGCCTGGCCTGTACGAGTCATACTAGACAAATGCTCCACCTCTTGTTTGACACAAACAAAGTCACAAAAAGAAGTATCAAAAAGGAAACTATACCAGGAGAAGGAAAAGACAAACaaagtaagagcatctccagccctgaCCCATTTTTTAACCCaaatttgagagaaaatttgggtcaaaagctCTATTTGGGTATGTCAAAATTGATTTCCGATTTCAGTGAAACTTTTGCTATCACAGCTACATTCACTCATTAATGATCTGCTGCTCAGGGAACACTCGTTACGAAGAAAAGGAGAGGTTACTCTCATCCTACACTAGGTCACCCTTGGGGGGAGGTAACATTTACCTGTTTGACGGAGGAGAATTGGCAGGATCTGCAGTAATTTGAGCATTAGGGAATTCGTTCGGATCCCCAAGGTATCACACAAGGAGCACATCCTCAGGAATAGGGAGAGTTTCCAGCGAAGACCCTTTAACATATCAAATTTTTACCAAGACAATTGGTAGTTCCAACCAATAAGAATCCTAATGAATTTTCTGCAATGCTACACCCATTTTTTAACCCCAATTTAGTGTTTTCCAgctttttcctccaaaatttaaGTCAAAATGGCACATTTGTAAATATTAAGAAGTGAAAAGAGGTGTCGAGAAAAAAGGGTATGGATTTGGGTCCCcccaaatttgagtaagggAAAGGGTAAACTCAAAATGGATAGGTTAATGGGTATGTCATTGGAGATGAACCTTAgtgtttttactcaaattttaggTTTGGGTAGAAAAAAggaagacttagccaaaaatccctcatatttacattttttgagctcaaggacaagcacattttgcaatcaaacataagaaCCAACACATTTTGCAACTAAACACAAGGACAAGTGTGTTGCATGATTACTAAAATACACTTTCTgcaaaactagtaaaagttcACTAATAactgaaagtgcctaaaaccttagggtaccctatgaaattgcctaaaaccctagggtaccatatgaaagtgcctaaaatcctaaatcctatgaaagtgcctaaatcactaaaaccctataataggaaagtacaccctaaaatcttataaaagtgcctaaaccttagggtaccctaccctaccctaggataccctaccctagggtagtttttttgtgaaaatatattttgtcctTGTGGCTCAACAACCCAAAAAGTTGAAGGACTTCtactgaaaactattttgatGCTGTCTTTCacctaaatgaaaactattttattgTCCTTATGCCTAATTTTCCCTGGAAAAAAGGGTAGGGatcggagatgctctaaaggatactccctctgtccagTATTGGTAGCACCTCTTGGGAGTTCAAACTTTTTAAGAAGACTTGTAATAGCTGAATCCCAATATCAAATTGCAAAGCATAATTTCAAACACTGCCCCTTAAAATAGTTTTCGTATGGGATAGtttttaaaaactcaaacaTCTCATGCCTTGACTTTTAAAAAAGAACCGAATCTAAATTGAGAgtccattatttcattttgggttccAAAATGATGGCCCTTttccaaaaatagaaagaaaaatttggtgattttcCAAAAGAATACCTCAAAGGTGAATATAAGTGTTATAAAGTCGGTAGAATATAGGGGTAATGGTGGAAATAATAGGCATTGTAGGTGTAATCATTGCATGTCTCCTTAAATAGTTGGAATCCTCAAAAGGGACTCTCAATTTGGAACCAAGGGAGTATAACTTTTCCAATTGTTGGCTTCAATCTTTCCACCACTAAATTCTAACATCAATATACACATTTTCCCTTATTTAACTAGTAGCCCGGTGGCTTATGGCTCACTCCCATAGGGTTTGGATGGCTAGGAGGTCACAGGTTCAAGTCGTGCTAACGATGCCCTCTCGAACTTGGTCCTCCTGAAAAGCCCAATTGTGGTCCACTAGCCCTTGGTGTGGCGGTAATTGCTATGGCTTTTTGGCCCCTTCCGGGGCCCACCGCGGGCCTGGAGTCCCTATGTTCATGCCCAGGGGAGGGTTACTATGCCCGGTTGCCTCCTCCTCCATCCTTTAACTTAGCAAAAAAACCTACTCAAAGTACAACCCAAGAGACCCCAAGCCTGCAAGAGGGGTCAATTCCTTGAATGAATCCTTCCACTTGGCTTAAAATACTGATATCTCTTTCCGAAAGTAAAATATTAAACATAATAACCCATCACAGCATAATTTtgagagaagaaaacaaaaggaaatctACCACAAAAGAAGTCTCATCTGAAACCTATAGGTTAAAGTTATTTTCATAGCAATGCTCATAATTTAAGATTCCTTGGCAAGTCAAAATCACTTTATATAGTCCATAATGCTTCATTACTTGAGGTACTGTTCCTGCtgcttatttattttctcataaCTTAATTATACCCAATTCAGAGGCCCATTCGTTTTACAGTTAGACAAATGAAATCAATCCATAACAACATGTCTATGTATCAAGCATATGCGCAATAGAGAAAGAGAGCATACTTAGGAGAGGCTTCACTTTGTTGCTTTGCAAATTGCCAATAAAATGCCACTCAATATCTTCCGGAAGCTGCATTTGTTGCCACTCACGACAAGTTAAAACACTTCCTTTAAATTCAACCAACATTTAAATTTCCACTGCATTTGTTGCCAATAAATTTACTGCCCAGTAACCTCAAATAAAAACCCCACAAATGGAGTTCTTTCATTCCCTAACTAGATTGTGCTTGGAATCTCTACAAAAACCAAGAGATTAAAATTTTTCCCTAaaagaaaccaaccaaaaaaaattcgctCCTAACCAGACAATTAGAGCTAtgcaaccccccccccccccccccccccgcgtaGAGAGTAGGTTTCTAGAGAAAGCATacgagtttaaaaaaataactttcaagTAAAGGGTGGCACTAAAATGAAGAAACGAGATCCTTTTGGTGCTAAAAAtgctgtctttcttggccatgCTAAACATAGACTTTGATTGTCGGAGCTATAGATAAGAATTATATTTAGGGTCTACCATTAAAGATAAAGCAGAAAACCCACATAGAattcagttaaaaaaaaaattttaatttcctcATAACCTGAGGCGCTTTCTCGAGGATCTCCTGGACGTAGTTTTCGCCGAAGCAGCGGTGGCCGGCGTCGTATACTTGGCGGACGAGAGAGACGGGCTTGGTTTTGCTGACGGCGACGACTCTGATCCGGTCGGAGGATCTGCCGGACCTCTCGGCGGCTTGGTGGACGCGGTGGAGGACCGACCGGAGAGCCGTGGCTGCTACGCCGTCCATGGCGGAAGCGGCCATCGGTGGAGATCCCGGCTGCTGCTGGTGCCCTTGATTTGATGGGTCTTCTTCGATTTGCCTGTCCCTATTATTGGCTTCGTGATTGTTCATCACAGTTTCACCGTCTGGCTTTGCTATCCGAAAAACGTTAACATGTGAATTCAGAAAAATCTAATTTGGTTATTACACTCTGACAAAATTTTCTCAGTAATGTGGAGTACTTtccattataaaaaataaatcggCATCTTGTTTAGGGACCCTACTTAGGTTTATTTTTAAGGGGAGAATTTTGCATAACTTCACTGTCGCAGTTTTCAAACCCATCTAATTCatttctaagtttcataacccactacgttcattaataattttaatgacaaaaatactccatctaagaaacaaataattttaatgacaaaaatactccatctaagaaacaagggccttgtttgactaacacgaaaatatatttttttcattttttccatttttgttgcaatcaagccgccgccgccgtcacgccacatataacgttatatctgttacaaaaaaagtattttttcatttttctcgattttttattgaacccgctacacttaacatttaacgttatatatgtgacaaatttctctttttatttttttttcttgtattgattttttaacgttatatgaatgataaaaatttcctaacatacaacattatatgtatggcaaaaattttctaacatgcaacatttctttttggtttttattgtttttagtctttaacgttatatgttggtccatacaaaatatataacattatatgtgagtttttgaatatctaaatattgcaacaaaaaaaaaaaacatgtaacaTTATATTTAAGCTTCTGCAGctctgaatctcacaaaaaatagaacagaacatataacattatatgtgaacttctgtagttctaaatctcacaaaaaaataaaatatactatAATATTATGTCTGAGCTTCTGTAGCTCTAAGTCTCACAAAATATGacataaaattatatgttctcaaaataacatcatatctttccaacaatattatatatctcaaaaaaataacattatatattcACATATCATGCCGCCATTATCCTTGTTTTTAGTCTCGCCTTGAATCCTaagttgaatgttgatgagGTCACAGGAGGTCgagcttcattttttcaccagt
The sequence above is a segment of the Rhododendron vialii isolate Sample 1 chromosome 13a, ASM3025357v1 genome. Coding sequences within it:
- the LOC131315253 gene encoding uncharacterized protein LOC131315253, with the protein product MNNHEANNRDRQIEEDPSNQGHQQQPGSPPMAASAMDGVAATALRSVLHRVHQAAERSGRSSDRIRVVAVSKTKPVSLVRQVYDAGHRCFGENYVQEILEKAPQLPEDIEWHFIGNLQSNKVKPLLTGVPNLAMVETVDDQKIANNLNRVVENIERKPLRVLVQVNTSGEESKFGVHPSGCLELVKHVSMACPNLEFCGLMTIGMPDYTSTPENFKTLASCRSEVCEALGIAEEQCELSMGMSGDFELAVELGSTNVRIGSTIFGAREYPKKQSN